The nucleotide sequence GTCGCCGAGGTCCGCTACGGCGCCGCGAAGGACCGGCCCGGGCTCACGATCCTCACCACCCTCGGCACCGGGATCGGCTCGGCGCTGCTGTACGACGGCGTGCTGGTGCCGAACTCGGAGCTCGGCCACGTGCAGCGCGCCCGTCACGGGAAGGATGCCGAGGCCTACGCCGCATACTCCGCGATGGAGCGTGACCACCTCACGTGGGAGCAGTGGGGGAAGCGGCTGCAGTGGTACTACAGCCACATCGAGTTCCTCTTCAGTCCCGACCTGTTCGTCGTCGGTGGGGGTGTGTCGAAGCACTCCGACAAGTTCCTGCATCTGCTCGACCTCAAGACGCCGATCGTGCCGGCGGTGCACCGCAACAACGCGGGCATCATCGGCGCCGCCGCGCTCGCGCGCGGCTGACGCGGTCGCCGCGTCGTCGGGGCGCGCCGCGATGGGCGTCGCGGTCCGACGGAGCGCGAATGGGCCGGCCTGTACGCCGGGTTCTGTCCGGGGGCGTGAGCCCCGTGGACGGTCATCTCTCTCGGCGACACGTTGCCGTGCCGCTCCAGCGGCCTACCCGGGGACTCGGCGGGCCGCGTCGTCATCCCCTGTCTGGCCTTGCTCCGGGCGAGGTTTACCGTGCGGGACGTGTCACCACGACCCCGGTGGTCTCTTACACCACCCTTTCACCCTTACCCGGCCGAAGCCGGGCGGTCTGCTCTCTGTGGCACTGTCTCGCGGATCGCTCCGGGTGGGTGTTACCCACCGCCCTGCCCTGTGGAGCCCGGACGTTCCTCGACGCGCGGCGGCGAACCGCCCGCGACGCGACCGTCCAGCCGACCCATTCGCATTCGTCAGTCTATCTATCGCCGCCGTGCGGGTATCCGCGGCGCGGTCATTCCTTGAGTGCGGTCTCGGCGATGCGCACGTCGAGCCGGAAGTCGAGAGGGAAGCCGCCGAAGAGCAGGTGCCCCGCGGTCGCCGCGGCATCCGTGACGGCCTGGGCCGCCGCATCCGCGTGC is from Microbacterium sp. LWH3-1.2 and encodes:
- the ppgK gene encoding polyphosphate--glucose phosphotransferase, which translates into the protein MASDAARAVGVDIGGTGIKAGIVDLEKGELVSDRVKVATPAGAHPPDVLAAVTEVLSTLGVADDPSVALGVAFPAIVKNGRTLSAANVSDQWIDFEAERFFEDGLGRDIHFANDADVAGVAEVRYGAAKDRPGLTILTTLGTGIGSALLYDGVLVPNSELGHVQRARHGKDAEAYAAYSAMERDHLTWEQWGKRLQWYYSHIEFLFSPDLFVVGGGVSKHSDKFLHLLDLKTPIVPAVHRNNAGIIGAAALARG